A window from Gossypium raimondii isolate GPD5lz chromosome 7, ASM2569854v1, whole genome shotgun sequence encodes these proteins:
- the LOC105803247 gene encoding oleosin Ara h 15.0101: MSNDRNKRETITRRLNNSAPSPRQTAKFLTATTLGAMFLFLSGLTFTGTVIALVMATPLMVLFSPVVVPAGLAILLVTTRFLFSGGCGVAVITALSWVHNYVQGKHNTPPGAADDLEYSRI; encoded by the coding sequence ATGTCAAATGATCGAAACAAACGCGAGACCATAACTCGGAGGCTCAACAACTCAGCTCCATCACCTCGCCAGACGGCCAAGTTTTTGACGGCAACCACACTGGGGGCAATGTTTCTTTTCTTGTCAGGGTTAACCTTTACTGGCACAGTGATCGCTCTTGTCATGGCGACACCACTCATGGTGTTGTTCAGTCCGGTTGTCGTCCCAGCTGGGCTAGCCATCTTGCTTGTCACAACCAGGTTCTTGTTCTCAGGTGGGTGCGGCGTGGCGGTCATCACCGCGTTGTCGTGGGTCCATAATTACGTTCAAGGTAAGCATAATACCCCGCCAGGAGCTGCGGACGATTTGGAATATTCAAGGATATGA
- the LOC105803238 gene encoding uncharacterized protein LOC105803238, translating to MFHSINFNFFIPIYIVIFIVSSSTFSHGKMLDGAVLNVGEELKAETLPLKLGSRVYKLQGLKSLTWYEVKISYPASIPASFSLQLKKGDLESGLNRNRRLLNTEKLIFKTDNLDSINDQVLAYAGRIARVGDCGARRFCGNTQHKGKRVHNLQYSLR from the exons atgtttcattcaattaacttCAATTTCTTCATCCCAATCTATATTGTCATCTTCATTGTTAGCAGCTCAACCTTCAGTCATGGGAAAAT gCTAGACGGCGCCGTTTTGAATGTTGGAGAGGAGCTAAAGGCGGAAACTTTGCCGCTTAAATTGGGTTCTCGAGTCTATAAACTGCAAGGTCTAAAATCATTAACTTGGTACGAAGTGAAGATCTCGTATCCAGCTTCC attCCCGCTAGTTTTTCTTTGCAACTGAAGAAAGGGGATTTAGAGTCTGGGTTAAACAGGAACAGAAGATTGTTGAATACAGAGAAGTTGATATTCAAGACTGATAATCTTGACTCCATTAATGATCAGGTTTTGGCCTATGCTG GGCGGATTGCACGTGTTGGTGACTGTGGAGCCCGAAGGTTTTGTGGCAATACCCAACACAAAGGAAAGAGAGTTCATAATCTTCAATATAG tttgCGATGA
- the LOC105761235 gene encoding serine/threonine-protein kinase Aurora-1 → MAIAEAQQQEKVSSEVPAAEKKRWTLGDFDIGKPLGRGKFGHVYLAREKRSNHIVALKVLFKSQLQQSQVEHQLRREVEIQSHLRHPNILRLYGYFYDQKRVYLILEYAAKGELYKELQKCKYFSERRAATYVASLARALIYCHGKHVIHRDIKPENLLIGAQGELKIADFGWSVHTFNRRRTMCGTLDYLPPEMVESVEHDASVDIWSLGVLCYEFLYGVPPFEAKEHSDTYRRIVQVDLKFPPKPIVSSSAKDLISQMLVKDSSQRLPLHKLLEHPWIVQNADPSGIYKA, encoded by the exons atggcgATCGCTGAGGCTCAACAACAAGAGAAg GTTTCTTCGGAGGTTCCGGCagctgaaaagaaaagatggaccCTTGGCGATTTTGACATTGGGAAGCCTCTTGGACGGGGGAAGTTTGGCCACGTTTATTTAGCCAGAGAAAAAAGG AGCAATCATATTGTGGCCCTCAAAGTTCTTTTTAAAAGCCAACTACAACAATCTCAAGTTGAACATCAACTACGTCGAGAAGTGGAAATACAGAGTCACCTGCGCCATCCCAATATATTGAGGCTTTATGGATATTTCTATGATCAG AAACGTGTTTATCTGATTCTGGAATATGCGGCCAAAGGCGAACTTTACAAAGAACTGCAAAAATGTAAATACTTTAGCGAAAGACGAGCTGCTACC TATGTTGCCTCTTTAGCTCGGGCACTCATTTATTGTCACGGAAAGCATGTCATACACAGAGATATCAAACCTGAGAACCTGTTAATCGGTGCACAG GGTGAACTAAAGATTGCAGATTTTGGATGGTCTGTGCATACATTTAACCGAAGGCGTACTATGTGCGGTACACTTGATTATCTCCCTCCTGAAATGG TTGAAAGTGTAGAGCATGATGCCAGTGTAGATATCTGGAGCCTTGGTGTGTTGTgctatgagtttctttatggaGTCCCACCTTTTGAGGCCAAAGAACATTCAGACACTTATAGAAG GATTGTGCAAGTGGATTTGAAGTTCCCTCCAAAACCAATAGTTTCATCTTCAGCCAAGGACCTCATTAGTCAG ATGCTTGTCAAAGATTCTTCCCAGCGCCTCCCACTACATAAGCTTCTTGAGCATCCATGGATTGTTCAGAATGCTGATCCATCTGGCATATATAAAGCTTAA